A portion of the Glycine max cultivar Williams 82 chromosome 10, Glycine_max_v4.0, whole genome shotgun sequence genome contains these proteins:
- the LOC100800749 gene encoding DEAD-box ATP-dependent RNA helicase 16 — protein sequence MAETHEDTPKETVHKEEEEEDQSFEELGVDARLLRALIKKRIEKPTPIQRVAIPLILEGKDVVARAKTGSGKTLAYLLPLLQKLFTANSDRKKLAPNAFVLVPTRELSQQVYAEVKSLVELCRVQLKVVQLNSNMLANDLRAALAGPPDILISTPACVAKCLSCGVLQAASINASLETLVLDEADLLLSYGYENDIKALTPHVPRSCQCLLMSATSSADVDKLKKLILHNPFILTLPEVGNHKDEVIPKNVQQFWISCPASDKLLYILAVLKLGLVQKKVLIFTNTIDMSFRLKLFLEKFGIRSAVLNPELPQNSRLHILEEFNAGLFDYLIATDLSQSKEKDEVPKESIVGSRKSRKHAKIKLDSEFGVVRGIDFKNVYTVINFEMPQSVAGYVHRIGRTGRAYNSGASVSLVSTDEMDTLEEIRSFVGDDENKGTNSIAEFPLLTKNAVESLRYRAEDVAKSVTRIAVRESRAQDLRNEILNSEKLKTHFETNPKDLDLLKHDKILSKNAPPPHLRDVPEYLLDKPTKEAREMVKLARDAMGNNNRRKGSKRKLRKEGDPLKAIYATASSKRPHKARKTGGSDSLNSSDRHKHKKNKGI from the exons ATGGCGGAAACGCACGAAGACACACCGAAAGAAACCGttcacaaagaagaagaagaagaggaccaAAGCTTCGAAGAGCTCGGCGTGGACGCTCGTCTCCTTCGCGCCCTAATCAAGAAAAGAATCGAGAAACCTACTCCAATTCAGCGCGTCGCGATTCCACTCATTCTG GAAGGTAAGGACGTGGTTGCACGTGCCAAAACAGGTTCGGGAAAGACACTCGCGTACCTTCTCCCGTTGCTTCAGAAACTGTTTACTGCTAACTCTGATCGGAAGAAACTCGCGCCAAATGCTTTTGTTCTTGTTCCTACTCGCGAACTAAGTCAACAG GTATATGCGGAAGTGAAGTCTCTGGTTGAATTATGCAGAGTTCAGCTGAAAGTTGTGCAGTTGAATAGTAACATGCTTGCTAATGACTTG cggGCAGCATTGGCTGGACCTCCTGATATTTTGATCTCCACTCCTGCTTGTGTTGCGAAGTGTTTGTCCTGTGGCGTACTTCAGGCGGCATCCATTAATGCATCGCTTGAAACTCTTGTTCTTGATGAG GCAGATCTTCTATTATCATATGGGTATGAAAATGATATTAAAGCTTTAACACCTCACGTACCCAGAAGTTGCCAGTGTCTTCTTATGTCTGCAACATCAAG TGCTGATGTGGACAAACTAAAGAAGTTGATTCTGCACAACCCCTTTATTTTGACTTTGCCTGAAGTGGGAAATCATAAGGATGAGGTCATTCCTAAAAATGTTCAGCAATTCTGG ATCTCATGTCCTGCCAGTGATAAGTTACTTTACATCCTTGCTGTGTTGAAATTGGGGTTGGTCCAAAAGAAAGTTCTGATATTCACAAATACCATAGACATGAGTTTCAGGTTGAAACTTTTCTTGGAAAAG TTTGGAATCAGATCTGCTGTTTTAAATCCCGAGTTGCCTCAGAATTCTCGTCTCCATATTCTTGAG GAATTCAATGCGGGCCTGTTTGATTATCTAATTGCAACAGATCTTAGCCAGTCAAAGGAAAAGGATGAAGTGCCTAAGGAAAGTATTGTTGGATCACGGAAGTCTAGAAAACatgctaaaataaaattagattcTGAATTTGGAGTTGTAAGGGGAATTGACTTTAAAAATGTATACACG GTTATAAACTTTGAAATGCCTCAGAGTGTTGCAGGATATGTACATCGAATTGGACGTACAGGAAGAGCATACAATTCTGGTGCTTCTGTCTCTCTG GTTTCCACGGATGAAATGGATACTTTAGAAGAAATAAGATCTTTTGTTGGGGATGATGAAAACAAAGGCACAAATTCCATTGCTGAGTTTCCCCTCCTCACCAAGAATGCAGTTGAATCTTTACGGTACAGGGCTGAG GATGTTGCAAAGAGTGTGACTAGAATTGCTGTCCGAGAGTCACGAGCCCAGGATCTGAGGAATGAAATTTTGAACTCTGAAAA GTTGAAAACCCACTTCGAAACTAATCCAAAAGACCTAG ATCTACTGAAGCATGACAAAATTTTGAGCAAGAATGCCCCACCTCCTCACCTACGGGATGTGCCTGAGTACCTATTAGACAAACCAACGAAAGAGGCAAGGGAAATGGTCAAGCTTGCAAGGGATGCAATGGGAAATAATAATCGCCGCAAGGGATCCaagagaaaattaagaaaagaaggAGACCCTCTGAAGGCTATCTATGCTACG GCGTCATCAAAAAGACCGCACAAAGCTAGGAAGACTGGTGGAAGCGATAGCCTAAATAGCAGTGATAGGCATAAACACAAAAAGAATAAGGGTATTTGA
- the LOC100801287 gene encoding lysine-specific demethylase JMJ25 isoform X1, with product MDNARSANGEENAAGIPDDLRCKRSDGKQWRCTAMSMPDKTVCEKHYIQAKKRAANSAMRANLKKAKRKSQSLSLNESDNVYMESKSDDFDVPLSSIGLSQKKLSKNQFRYEPERDAPRRGSSARRSSNLNDDDDDDDDDDVDGDADADVALYEEENWVSCDSPPDSSRKRSRRSLEANATTEYSDGTSAGSSDEDTGGQTCHQCRRNDRDRVTWCQRCDRRGYCDSCLSTWYSDISLDEIQRICPACRGICNCKTCLRSDNSIKVRIREIPVLDKLQYLHVLLSSVLPVVKQIHCEQSFEVELEKKLRGAEIDLPRIKLNSDEQMCCNFCRIPITDYHRRCPSCSYDLCLSCCRDLREATADHNKEPQTEQAKTSDRNILSKFPHWRSNDNGSIPCPPKECGGCGYSSLNLSRIFKMNWVAKLVKNVEEMVSGCRISNADGPPETGLNDLKLCQYSHREASDDNYLYCPASDDIKTDGIDNFRKHWKTGEPIIVKQVFDGSSISSWDPMVIWRGILETIDEKAKDENRMVKAIDCLDGSEIDIELAQFMKGYFEGLILENGWPQLLKLKDWPSPSASEEFLLYQRPEFISKLPLLQYIHSKWGLLNVAAKLPHYSLQNDVGPKIYISYGISDELGRGDSVTNLHFNMRDMVYLLVHTNEVKLKDWQRTKIEMMQKAKANKEFEAKESHGDPQISSRGSSPDSSLGTKSSGLEIDSNQNKSIMDQGFEIYSSAEGNTANCKLPFNQNGDVSEKTHPGVLWDVFRRQDVPILTKYLKIHWKEFGKSDDLGNEFVEWPLYDGAIFLDKHHKRKLKEEFGVEPWSFEQNLGEAIFVPAGCPFQARNVQSNVQLGLDFLSPESVGDAVRLAEEIRCVPNEHEAKLQVLEVGKISLYAASSAIKEVQKLVLDPKLGAQIGYGDPNLTAMVSENYEKMVKRRQITCA from the exons ATGGATAACGCCCGATCAGCGAACGGCGAGGAGAATGCGGCGGGAATCCCGGACGATTTGCGGTGCAAGAGGTCCGACGGGAAGCAGTGGCGGTGCACGGCGATGTCGATGCCGGACAAGACCGTCTGCGAGAAGCACTACATCCAGGCAAAGAAGCGCGCCGCGAATTCCGCTATGAGAGCGAATCTCAAGAAAGCGAAGAGGAAGTCGCAGTCGCTGTCGCTGAACGAGTCCGATAATGTTTATATGGAGAGCAAGAGCGACGATTTCGATGTTCCTCTCTCCTCCATTGGCCTCTCTCAGAAGAAGCTCTCCAAGAACCAGTTCCGCTACGAGCCGGAGCGCGACGCGCCGCGAAGAGGCTCGTCCGCGAGACGCTCTTCGAACCTCAAcgacgatgatgatgatgacgatgACGACGACGTGGATGGGGATGCGGATGCTGATGTGGCGCTCTATGAGGAAGAGAATTGGGTCTCCTGTGACTCGCCGCCGGATTCTTCGCGCAAGAGGTCGCGGAGGAGCTTGGAAGCTAATGCTACCACT GAATATTCGGACGGAACCTCCGCCGGTTCTTCCGACGAGGACACCGGCGGGCAGACTTGTCACCAGTGCCGGAGGAATGACCGCGACCGAGTTACTTGGTGTCAACGGTGTGATAGGAGGGGATATTGTGATAGCTGTTTATCAACATG GTACTCGGACATTTCATTGGATGAAATTCAGAGGATATGTCCTGCTTGCCGGGGTATATGTAATTGCAAGACTTGTTTGCGAAGTGATAATTCAATTAAG GTTCGGATACGCGAGATACCTGTTCTAGATAAGTTACAGTATCTCCATGTGCTGCTGTCGTCTGTGCTACCTGTGGTAAAGCAGATCCACTGTGAACAGAGTTTTGAAGTTGAACTTGAAAAGAAGTTGCGTG GTGCTGAAATAGATCTTCCAAGGATAAAATTGAACTCAGATGAGCAGATGTGCTG CAATTTCTGTAGGATACCTATTACTGATTATCATCGACGCTGTCCAAGTTGTTCATATGATTTGTGCCTTAGTTGCTGTCGAGATCTTCGAGAAGCAACTGCAGATCACAATAAAGAACCCCAAACAGAGCAAGCAAAAACTTCTGATCGAAATATATTAAGTAAATTTCCTCATTGGAGATCCAATGACAATGGAAGTATTCCATGTCCCCCTAAGGAGTGTGGTGGCTGTGGTTATTCTTCACTAAATTTAAGCCGGATTTTCAAGATGAACTGGGTTGCAAAGTTGGTGAAAAATGTAGAGGAAATGGTTAGTGGCTGCAGAATTAGTAATGCCGATGGTCCACCGGAAACCGGGCTGAATGATCTGAAACTTTGCCAATATTCTCACAGAGAAGCCAGTGATGATAATTATCTTTATTGCCCAGCATCCGACGATATCAAAACTGATGGGATTGACAATTTTAGAAAGCATTGGAAAACTGGTGAGCCCATTATTGTTAAGCAAGTATTTGATGGGTCATCCATTTCAAGCTGGGATCCAATGGTCATATGGAGAGGGATTCTAGAGACAATAGATGAGAAAGCGAAAGATGAAAACCGGATGGTTAAGGCCATAGATTGCTTAGATGGGTCTGAG ATTGATATTGAGCTTGCTCAGTTCATGAAAGGATACTTTGAAGGGCTTATTCTTGAAAATGGTTGGCCACagttattgaaattgaaagatTGGCCTTCACCTAGTGCTTCTGAAGAATTTCTGTTGTACCAAAGACCTGAGTTTATCAGCAAACTACCTTTACTTCAGTATATTCACTCCAAGTGGGGCCTTCTCAATGTTGCAGCTAAATTGCCTCATTACTCCTTGCAGAATGATGTAGGACCCAAGATATATATATCTTATGGGATTAGTGATGAACTTGGTAGAGGTGATTCAGTGACAAATCTCCACTTCAATATGCGTGACATG GTGTACCTTTTGGTTCATACAAATGAAGTAAAGCTGAAGGACTGGCAGAGAACTAAAATTGAAATGATGCAAAAAGCTAAAGCTAATAAGGAATTTGAGGCAAAAGAATCACATGGGGATCCTCAAATATCTTCAAGGGGGAGTTCACCTGATTCCTCACTTGGTACAAAAAGTAGTGGACTGGAAATAGACTCAAACCAGAATAAGTCAATTATGGATCAAGGGTTTGAAATTTATTCTAGTGCTGAAGGTAATACGGCCAATTGTAAACTTCCATTCAATCAAAATGGAGACGTCTCTGAGAAAACACATCCTGGAGTTCTTTGGGATGTTTTTCGTCGGCAGGATGTTCCAATATTgactaaatatttgaaaatacatTGGAAGGAATTTGGGAAGTCAGATGATCTTGGAAATGAATTT GTTGAATGGCCTCTTTATGATGGAGCTATTTTTCTTGACAAACACCATAAAAGAAAGTTGAAGGAAGAATTTG GAGTGGAGCCTTGGTCATTTGAACAGAATTTGGGGGAAGCTATTTTTGTTCCTGCTGGTTGCCCTTTCCAAGCAAGGAATGTTCAG TCCAATGTTCAGTTAGGCCTTGATTTCTTATCTCCGGAAAGCGTGGGTGATGCTGTAAGATTGGCAGAGGAAATTCGCTGTGTACCTAATGAACATGAAGCAAAGCTTCAAGTTTTGGAG GTTGGGAAGATCTCCCTTTATGCAGCAAGTTCAGCCATCAAAGAAGTTCAAAAACTTGTACTTGACCCAAA ACTTGGCGCCCAGATCGGTTATGGAGATCCTAATTTGACTGCAATGGTTTCCGAGAATTATGAGAAGATGGTTAAGCGGAGGCAGATTACTTGTGCTTGA
- the LOC100801287 gene encoding lysine-specific demethylase JMJ25 isoform X2 has protein sequence MDNARSANGEENAAGIPDDLRCKRSDGKQWRCTAMSMPDKTVCEKHYIQAKKRAANSAMRANLKKAKRKSQSLSLNESDNVYMESKSDDFDVPLSSIGLSQKKLSKNQFRYEPERDAPRRGSSARRSSNLNDDDDDDDDDDVDGDADADVALYEEENWVSCDSPPDSSRKRSRRSLEANATTEYSDGTSAGSSDEDTGGQTCHQCRRNDRDRVTWCQRCDRRGYCDSCLSTWYSDISLDEIQRICPACRGICNCKTCLRSDNSIKVRIREIPVLDKLQYLHVLLSSVLPVVKQIHCEQSFEVELEKKLRGAEIDLPRIKLNSDEQMCCNFCRIPITDYHRRCPSCSYDLCLSCCRDLREATADHNKEPQTEQAKTSDRNILSKFPHWRSNDNGSIPCPPKECGGCGYSSLNLSRIFKMNWVAKLVKNVEEMVSGCRISNADGPPETGLNDLKLCQYSHREASDDNYLYCPASDDIKTDGIDNFRKHWKTGEPIIVKQVFDGSSISSWDPMVIWRGILETIDEKAKDENRMVKAIDCLDGSEIDIELAQFMKGYFEGLILENGWPQLLKLKDWPSPSASEEFLLYQRPEFISKLPLLQYIHSKWGLLNVAAKLPHYSLQNDVGPKIYISYGISDELGRGDSVTNLHFNMRDMVYLLVHTNEVKLKDWQRTKIEMMQKAKANKEFEAKESHGDPQISSRGSSPDSSLGTKSSGLEIDSNQNKSIMDQGFEIYSSAEGNTANCKLPFNQNGDVSEKTHPGVLWDVFRRQDVPILTKYLKIHWKEFGKSDDLGNEFVEWPLYDGAIFLDKHHKRKLKEEFGVEPWSFEQNLGEAIFVPAGCPFQARNVQLGLDFLSPESVGDAVRLAEEIRCVPNEHEAKLQVLEVGKISLYAASSAIKEVQKLVLDPKLGAQIGYGDPNLTAMVSENYEKMVKRRQITCA, from the exons ATGGATAACGCCCGATCAGCGAACGGCGAGGAGAATGCGGCGGGAATCCCGGACGATTTGCGGTGCAAGAGGTCCGACGGGAAGCAGTGGCGGTGCACGGCGATGTCGATGCCGGACAAGACCGTCTGCGAGAAGCACTACATCCAGGCAAAGAAGCGCGCCGCGAATTCCGCTATGAGAGCGAATCTCAAGAAAGCGAAGAGGAAGTCGCAGTCGCTGTCGCTGAACGAGTCCGATAATGTTTATATGGAGAGCAAGAGCGACGATTTCGATGTTCCTCTCTCCTCCATTGGCCTCTCTCAGAAGAAGCTCTCCAAGAACCAGTTCCGCTACGAGCCGGAGCGCGACGCGCCGCGAAGAGGCTCGTCCGCGAGACGCTCTTCGAACCTCAAcgacgatgatgatgatgacgatgACGACGACGTGGATGGGGATGCGGATGCTGATGTGGCGCTCTATGAGGAAGAGAATTGGGTCTCCTGTGACTCGCCGCCGGATTCTTCGCGCAAGAGGTCGCGGAGGAGCTTGGAAGCTAATGCTACCACT GAATATTCGGACGGAACCTCCGCCGGTTCTTCCGACGAGGACACCGGCGGGCAGACTTGTCACCAGTGCCGGAGGAATGACCGCGACCGAGTTACTTGGTGTCAACGGTGTGATAGGAGGGGATATTGTGATAGCTGTTTATCAACATG GTACTCGGACATTTCATTGGATGAAATTCAGAGGATATGTCCTGCTTGCCGGGGTATATGTAATTGCAAGACTTGTTTGCGAAGTGATAATTCAATTAAG GTTCGGATACGCGAGATACCTGTTCTAGATAAGTTACAGTATCTCCATGTGCTGCTGTCGTCTGTGCTACCTGTGGTAAAGCAGATCCACTGTGAACAGAGTTTTGAAGTTGAACTTGAAAAGAAGTTGCGTG GTGCTGAAATAGATCTTCCAAGGATAAAATTGAACTCAGATGAGCAGATGTGCTG CAATTTCTGTAGGATACCTATTACTGATTATCATCGACGCTGTCCAAGTTGTTCATATGATTTGTGCCTTAGTTGCTGTCGAGATCTTCGAGAAGCAACTGCAGATCACAATAAAGAACCCCAAACAGAGCAAGCAAAAACTTCTGATCGAAATATATTAAGTAAATTTCCTCATTGGAGATCCAATGACAATGGAAGTATTCCATGTCCCCCTAAGGAGTGTGGTGGCTGTGGTTATTCTTCACTAAATTTAAGCCGGATTTTCAAGATGAACTGGGTTGCAAAGTTGGTGAAAAATGTAGAGGAAATGGTTAGTGGCTGCAGAATTAGTAATGCCGATGGTCCACCGGAAACCGGGCTGAATGATCTGAAACTTTGCCAATATTCTCACAGAGAAGCCAGTGATGATAATTATCTTTATTGCCCAGCATCCGACGATATCAAAACTGATGGGATTGACAATTTTAGAAAGCATTGGAAAACTGGTGAGCCCATTATTGTTAAGCAAGTATTTGATGGGTCATCCATTTCAAGCTGGGATCCAATGGTCATATGGAGAGGGATTCTAGAGACAATAGATGAGAAAGCGAAAGATGAAAACCGGATGGTTAAGGCCATAGATTGCTTAGATGGGTCTGAG ATTGATATTGAGCTTGCTCAGTTCATGAAAGGATACTTTGAAGGGCTTATTCTTGAAAATGGTTGGCCACagttattgaaattgaaagatTGGCCTTCACCTAGTGCTTCTGAAGAATTTCTGTTGTACCAAAGACCTGAGTTTATCAGCAAACTACCTTTACTTCAGTATATTCACTCCAAGTGGGGCCTTCTCAATGTTGCAGCTAAATTGCCTCATTACTCCTTGCAGAATGATGTAGGACCCAAGATATATATATCTTATGGGATTAGTGATGAACTTGGTAGAGGTGATTCAGTGACAAATCTCCACTTCAATATGCGTGACATG GTGTACCTTTTGGTTCATACAAATGAAGTAAAGCTGAAGGACTGGCAGAGAACTAAAATTGAAATGATGCAAAAAGCTAAAGCTAATAAGGAATTTGAGGCAAAAGAATCACATGGGGATCCTCAAATATCTTCAAGGGGGAGTTCACCTGATTCCTCACTTGGTACAAAAAGTAGTGGACTGGAAATAGACTCAAACCAGAATAAGTCAATTATGGATCAAGGGTTTGAAATTTATTCTAGTGCTGAAGGTAATACGGCCAATTGTAAACTTCCATTCAATCAAAATGGAGACGTCTCTGAGAAAACACATCCTGGAGTTCTTTGGGATGTTTTTCGTCGGCAGGATGTTCCAATATTgactaaatatttgaaaatacatTGGAAGGAATTTGGGAAGTCAGATGATCTTGGAAATGAATTT GTTGAATGGCCTCTTTATGATGGAGCTATTTTTCTTGACAAACACCATAAAAGAAAGTTGAAGGAAGAATTTG GAGTGGAGCCTTGGTCATTTGAACAGAATTTGGGGGAAGCTATTTTTGTTCCTGCTGGTTGCCCTTTCCAAGCAAGGAATGTTCAG TTAGGCCTTGATTTCTTATCTCCGGAAAGCGTGGGTGATGCTGTAAGATTGGCAGAGGAAATTCGCTGTGTACCTAATGAACATGAAGCAAAGCTTCAAGTTTTGGAG GTTGGGAAGATCTCCCTTTATGCAGCAAGTTCAGCCATCAAAGAAGTTCAAAAACTTGTACTTGACCCAAA ACTTGGCGCCCAGATCGGTTATGGAGATCCTAATTTGACTGCAATGGTTTCCGAGAATTATGAGAAGATGGTTAAGCGGAGGCAGATTACTTGTGCTTGA